In Salinibacterium sp. ZJ70, one DNA window encodes the following:
- a CDS encoding homoserine dehydrogenase, with protein sequence MIEYRNIRVAILGAGSVGAQVTSLLLAHGDELASRAGAGLEVVGVAVRDLDAPRTADIPRELLTTDARSLILGADIVIELMGGIEPAREYIRLALSSGADVITANKALLANHGPELFAIAEQVGAQLYYEAAVGGAIPIIRPLRDSLAGDRINRILGIVNGTTNYILDRMDREGDTFENALAIATDLGYAEADPTADIESYDAAQKAAILASLAFHTTVPVDAVHREGITSITREQMVAAQRAGYVIKLLAVCERVTDPETGIDGVSARVHPALVPLAHPLAAVHGANNAVFVQAEAAGSLMFYGAGAGGIQTASAVLGDLVSAARRHVVGGPGVAESTHADLPILPIGSACTRYQITLKVLDRPGVLAQVATIFSDNGVSVEAVQQTVDAPAPDGQEDSGTGATLVIGTHQATESSLAATVEALAASSVVERVDSVLRVEGL encoded by the coding sequence ATGATCGAATATCGCAACATCCGCGTCGCCATCCTCGGAGCCGGCTCCGTCGGCGCACAGGTGACCTCCCTGCTTCTCGCCCACGGGGACGAGCTCGCCAGCCGCGCCGGTGCCGGCCTCGAGGTGGTCGGCGTCGCCGTCCGCGACCTCGACGCACCGCGCACGGCCGACATCCCGCGCGAGCTCCTCACCACCGATGCGCGCTCGCTCATCCTCGGCGCCGACATCGTCATCGAGCTCATGGGAGGCATCGAACCCGCGCGCGAGTACATCAGGCTCGCGCTCTCCTCGGGTGCCGACGTCATCACCGCCAACAAGGCGCTGCTGGCGAACCACGGCCCCGAGCTCTTCGCCATCGCCGAGCAGGTGGGCGCGCAGCTCTACTACGAAGCCGCCGTCGGGGGAGCGATCCCGATCATCCGTCCGCTGCGCGACAGCCTCGCGGGCGACCGCATCAACCGCATCCTCGGCATCGTCAACGGCACGACGAACTACATCCTCGACCGCATGGACCGCGAAGGCGACACGTTCGAGAACGCGCTCGCGATCGCGACCGACCTCGGATACGCCGAAGCCGATCCGACAGCCGACATCGAGAGCTACGACGCCGCGCAGAAGGCCGCGATCCTCGCGAGCCTCGCCTTCCACACGACCGTTCCCGTCGATGCCGTGCACCGCGAGGGCATCACGAGCATCACGCGCGAGCAGATGGTCGCCGCCCAGCGCGCCGGCTACGTCATCAAGCTCCTCGCCGTGTGCGAGCGCGTCACCGACCCCGAGACGGGCATCGACGGCGTGAGCGCGCGCGTGCACCCCGCTCTCGTGCCGCTCGCTCACCCGCTCGCCGCCGTGCACGGTGCCAACAACGCCGTGTTCGTGCAGGCCGAGGCAGCCGGAAGCCTCATGTTCTATGGTGCGGGAGCCGGTGGCATCCAGACGGCATCCGCCGTGCTCGGCGACCTCGTCTCGGCCGCGCGCCGCCACGTCGTCGGCGGTCCCGGTGTCGCTGAATCCACCCACGCCGACCTGCCGATCCTTCCGATCGGCTCGGCATGCACCCGCTACCAGATCACCCTCAAGGTGCTCGACCGCCCCGGTGTGCTCGCGCAGGTCGCCACGATCTTCAGCGACAACGGCGTCTCGGTCGAGGCCGTGCAGCAGACTGTCGACGCGCCCGCGCCCGACGGTCAGGAGGACAGCGGCACCGGCGCTACGCTGGTGATCGGCACGCACCAGGCGACCGAGTCCTCGCTCGCCGCGACCGTTGAGGCTCTCGCTGCCAGCTCAGTCGTCGAGCGCGTGGACAGCGTGCTCCGAGTCGAAGGATTGTAG
- the thrC gene encoding threonine synthase, whose translation MAHQWRGVLHEYADRLDVSDATPIITLGEGGTPLIPAAALSARTGANVWVKFEGMNPTGSFKDRGMTMAVSKAVEAGAKAIICASTGNTSASAAAYATHAGIKAAVLVPEGKIAMGKLAQAIAHGAELLQVRGNFDDCLDLARELAANYPVHLVNSVNNDRIEGQKTAAFEVVEVLGDAPDFHFIPVGNAGNYTAYARGYQEEAVRGVTTKRPRMFGFQAAGSAPIVRGEIVKNPDTIATAIRIGNPASWELALTARDETDGYFGAITDEKILEAHRILSSEVGIFVEPGSAASIAGLLERAEAGALPKGATVVATVTGHGLKDPQWALRNADGSEAQPTSVAVDPAEIASVLGLTGGAA comes from the coding sequence ATGGCCCACCAGTGGCGCGGCGTGCTTCACGAGTACGCAGACCGTCTCGACGTCTCCGACGCGACCCCCATCATCACGCTCGGCGAGGGCGGCACCCCGCTCATCCCCGCCGCCGCGCTCTCCGCGCGCACGGGCGCGAACGTGTGGGTCAAGTTCGAGGGCATGAACCCCACCGGGTCCTTCAAGGACCGCGGCATGACGATGGCCGTCTCGAAGGCCGTCGAGGCCGGTGCGAAGGCGATCATCTGCGCCTCGACCGGCAACACCTCGGCCTCGGCTGCCGCCTACGCGACCCACGCCGGCATCAAGGCCGCGGTGCTCGTGCCCGAAGGCAAGATCGCGATGGGCAAGCTCGCGCAGGCGATCGCCCACGGCGCCGAGCTCCTCCAGGTGCGCGGCAACTTCGACGACTGTCTCGACCTCGCGCGCGAGCTCGCCGCGAACTACCCGGTGCACCTCGTCAACTCGGTCAACAACGATCGCATCGAGGGCCAGAAGACGGCGGCCTTCGAGGTCGTCGAGGTTCTCGGCGACGCGCCCGACTTCCACTTCATCCCCGTCGGCAACGCGGGCAACTACACCGCCTACGCGCGCGGCTACCAGGAGGAGGCCGTGCGCGGCGTCACCACGAAGCGCCCGCGTATGTTCGGCTTCCAGGCCGCAGGCTCGGCGCCCATCGTGCGCGGCGAGATCGTGAAGAACCCCGACACGATCGCGACCGCCATCCGCATCGGCAACCCCGCTTCGTGGGAGCTTGCGCTCACCGCGCGCGACGAGACCGACGGATACTTCGGCGCCATCACCGACGAGAAGATCCTCGAGGCGCACCGCATCCTCTCGAGCGAGGTCGGCATCTTCGTCGAGCCCGGCTCGGCCGCGAGCATCGCGGGCCTCCTGGAGCGCGCCGAGGCGGGCGCGCTCCCCAAGGGCGCGACCGTCGTCGCGACGGTCACCGGCCACGGTCTCAAGGACCCGCAGTGGGCCCTCCGCAACGCGGACGGCTCCGAGGCGCAGCCCACGAGCGTGGCGGTCGACCCCGCCGAGATCGCCAGCGTGCTCGGACTCACCGGGGGAGCTGCGTGA
- the lysA gene encoding diaminopimelate decarboxylase, giving the protein MTANPLAPGWLTHPDDANALSSDIWPANADRADGVLRVGGVDARALQAAYGTPLYVIDEADARARAARIRDAFADALAPLGTHATVYYAGKAFLSIEVARWMAEAGLNIDVCSGGELAVALAAGVDPARLGFHGNNKSLAEIDRAVEIGMGAIVLDSIIEIERVAEAAARHGRVQAVRLRINSGVHASTHEYLATAREDQKFGIPLAETAEVVARIRAHESLRFLGLHSHIGSQIFDSSGFAEAIRRLVEVHAALLEDGPVPELNLGGGFGIAYTDADVVTPIETIAADFAATLQAETARMGVPVPAIAIEPGRSIIGPAGITLYEVGTIKDVTVEEVAVRRYVSVDGGMSDNARPALYEADYTVRLANRVSDTDPALVRVAGKHCESGDIVVRDAYLPGDVQPGDLLAVPATGAYCWSLSSNYNYLGRPAVVAVRDGDSRVLIRREDEHDLLRRDSSYIPTTNPNTERLA; this is encoded by the coding sequence GTGACTGCAAATCCCCTCGCTCCCGGGTGGCTGACCCACCCGGATGATGCGAACGCGCTCTCGAGCGACATCTGGCCAGCCAACGCCGATCGTGCTGACGGCGTCCTCCGCGTCGGAGGGGTCGACGCGCGCGCGCTGCAGGCCGCCTACGGCACACCGCTGTACGTCATCGACGAGGCGGATGCGCGGGCACGCGCCGCACGCATCCGCGACGCCTTCGCCGACGCTCTTGCGCCGCTCGGCACGCACGCCACCGTCTACTACGCCGGCAAGGCGTTCCTCTCGATCGAGGTGGCCCGCTGGATGGCCGAGGCCGGCCTCAACATCGACGTGTGCAGTGGGGGAGAGCTCGCCGTCGCGCTCGCGGCGGGGGTCGACCCGGCACGGCTCGGGTTCCACGGCAACAACAAGAGCCTCGCCGAGATCGACCGCGCGGTCGAGATCGGCATGGGCGCGATCGTGCTCGACAGCATCATCGAGATCGAGCGTGTCGCGGAGGCCGCGGCGCGGCACGGGCGCGTGCAGGCAGTGCGTCTGCGCATCAACTCGGGCGTGCATGCCTCCACCCACGAGTACCTCGCGACCGCGCGTGAGGACCAGAAGTTCGGCATCCCGCTCGCCGAGACCGCCGAGGTGGTCGCCCGCATCCGTGCGCACGAGTCGCTTCGGTTCCTGGGCCTTCATTCGCACATCGGCTCTCAGATCTTCGACTCCTCGGGCTTCGCCGAGGCGATCCGCCGTCTCGTGGAGGTGCACGCCGCACTGCTCGAAGACGGCCCCGTCCCCGAGCTCAACCTCGGCGGAGGGTTCGGCATCGCCTACACGGATGCCGACGTCGTGACCCCCATCGAGACGATCGCCGCCGACTTCGCGGCCACCCTGCAGGCCGAGACGGCGCGCATGGGCGTGCCCGTGCCCGCGATCGCGATCGAGCCCGGCCGCTCCATCATCGGCCCCGCCGGCATCACGCTCTACGAGGTCGGCACGATCAAGGACGTCACCGTCGAGGAGGTCGCCGTGCGCCGCTATGTGAGCGTCGACGGCGGTATGAGCGACAACGCGCGCCCTGCCCTCTACGAGGCCGACTACACGGTGCGCCTCGCGAACCGTGTCTCCGACACCGACCCTGCGCTCGTGCGCGTCGCCGGCAAGCACTGCGAATCGGGGGACATCGTCGTGCGCGACGCCTACCTTCCCGGCGACGTGCAGCCGGGCGACCTCCTCGCCGTCCCCGCGACAGGCGCCTACTGCTGGTCGCTCTCGAGCAACTACAACTATCTCGGGCGCCCCGCCGTCGTCGCCGTGCGCGACGGCGACAGCCGGGTGCTCATCCGTCGCGAAGACGAACACGACCTGCTGCGCCGCGACAGCAGCTACATCCCGACCACCAACCCGAACACGGAACGCCTCGCATGA
- the thrB gene encoding homoserine kinase produces MTLVGRTVTVRVPATTANLGPGFDTLGMALAVYDELQVTARQEPGVVVQVHGVGEGEVPTDETNLVARAIAHAFAAVGQELPGLELVARNTIPHGRGMGSSGAAIVSGIMAAKGLLEGIVEFDEDMLLGLATEMEGHPDNVAPALFGGLTITWTTPEGPRFKKLMVHRGVSPLVAVPTELTMSTALARSLQPTSVPHEDAIFNVSRSALLIASLIQSPELLLAATEDKLHQNYRASAMPQTNALIQALRAEGLAAVVSGAGPSILVLGSDPSQRLRAAELIAEHAESNWECLMLAVDFRGATVVVHSDDAAA; encoded by the coding sequence GTGACCCTCGTCGGGCGCACCGTCACGGTGCGCGTCCCCGCCACCACCGCCAACCTCGGACCCGGTTTCGACACGCTCGGCATGGCTCTCGCCGTGTACGACGAGCTGCAGGTGACCGCCCGCCAGGAACCGGGCGTGGTCGTCCAGGTGCACGGCGTCGGCGAGGGCGAGGTGCCCACCGACGAGACGAACCTCGTCGCTCGCGCCATCGCGCACGCGTTCGCCGCAGTCGGCCAGGAGCTTCCGGGCCTTGAGCTCGTCGCGCGCAACACCATCCCGCACGGCCGAGGCATGGGTTCCTCGGGCGCCGCGATCGTCTCGGGCATCATGGCCGCCAAGGGCCTGCTCGAGGGCATCGTCGAGTTCGACGAGGACATGCTCCTCGGTCTCGCGACCGAGATGGAAGGTCACCCCGACAACGTCGCGCCCGCGCTCTTCGGCGGTCTCACGATCACGTGGACCACGCCCGAGGGCCCGCGCTTCAAGAAGCTCATGGTGCACCGCGGCGTGAGCCCCCTCGTGGCCGTCCCCACCGAGCTGACGATGTCGACGGCTCTCGCCCGCAGCCTGCAGCCCACCTCGGTGCCGCACGAGGACGCGATCTTCAACGTGTCGCGATCGGCCCTCCTGATCGCCTCGCTCATCCAGAGCCCCGAGCTGCTGCTCGCCGCGACCGAGGACAAGCTGCACCAGAACTACCGTGCGAGCGCGATGCCGCAGACGAACGCCCTCATCCAGGCGCTGCGCGCCGAGGGTCTCGCCGCTGTCGTCTCGGGAGCCGGCCCGTCGATCCTCGTGCTGGGAAGCGACCCGTCGCAGCGTCTGCGTGCCGCGGAGCTCATCGCCGAGCACGCCGAATCGAACTGGGAGTGCCTGATGCTCGCCGTCGACTTCCGGGGTGCTACAGTGGTGGTGCACTCCGACGACGCCGCAGCATAG
- the argS gene encoding arginine--tRNA ligase — MNPAELSAVLLDHVRQAAVARGADPESISADEVALERPRNRDHGDWASNVAMKLGKRLGVAPREFADALAASLVTVDGIAAADVAGPGFLNITLDAAAAGQLARRILDAGDAYGEGTLYTGERINLEFVSANPTGPIHIGGTRWAAVGDSLARLMQAQGGDVTREYYFNDHGAQIDRFARSLVAAHLGEPAPEDGYGGAYILDIAARVEANYPGDLQALPREELQEVFREVGVNLMFGEIKASLHEFGVDFDVYFHENSLHEAGAVDRAVARLRELGHIYEADGATWLRTTSFEDDKDRVVIKSDGEPAYISGDLAYYLDKRERGFDRCIIMLGADHHGYVQRLMAMTAAFGDTPYVNLEILIGQMVNLLKDGAPMRMSKRAGTVVTMEDLVEAVGVDAARYALVRSSIDSNIDIDLDLLSKKSNDNPVFYVQYAHSRTRAVARNAATAGIDPSTFDPSLLSHETESELLGALADFPRVLLQATEYREPHRVARYLEDLAGSYHRWYGATRVIPQGDDPVEAVHGTRLVLNDATGQVLRNGLRLLGVSAPERM, encoded by the coding sequence GTGAATCCCGCTGAACTTTCCGCCGTCCTGCTCGACCACGTCCGACAGGCGGCGGTCGCGCGAGGGGCGGACCCCGAGAGCATCTCCGCCGACGAGGTTGCACTCGAGCGCCCCCGCAACCGCGACCACGGCGACTGGGCGTCCAACGTCGCCATGAAGCTCGGCAAGCGCCTCGGTGTCGCGCCGCGCGAGTTCGCGGACGCGCTCGCCGCGAGCCTCGTCACGGTCGACGGCATCGCCGCGGCCGACGTCGCGGGCCCCGGCTTCCTCAACATCACGCTCGACGCGGCCGCAGCGGGCCAGCTCGCCCGGCGCATCCTCGACGCGGGCGACGCCTACGGCGAGGGCACTCTCTACACGGGTGAGCGCATCAACCTCGAATTCGTCTCGGCGAACCCGACCGGCCCCATCCACATCGGCGGCACGCGCTGGGCGGCTGTCGGCGACAGCCTCGCGCGCCTCATGCAGGCGCAGGGCGGCGATGTCACGCGGGAGTACTACTTCAACGATCACGGCGCCCAGATCGACCGTTTCGCGCGCAGCCTGGTGGCCGCGCACCTCGGCGAGCCCGCCCCCGAGGACGGCTACGGCGGGGCGTACATTCTCGACATCGCGGCGCGCGTCGAGGCGAACTACCCCGGCGACCTCCAGGCGCTGCCCCGTGAGGAACTCCAGGAGGTGTTCCGCGAGGTGGGCGTCAACCTCATGTTCGGCGAGATCAAGGCGAGCCTGCACGAGTTCGGCGTCGACTTCGACGTGTACTTCCACGAGAACTCCCTGCACGAGGCGGGGGCCGTCGACCGTGCGGTCGCGCGCCTGCGCGAACTCGGCCACATCTACGAGGCCGACGGCGCCACGTGGCTGCGCACCACCTCGTTCGAGGACGACAAGGACCGCGTCGTCATCAAGTCCGACGGCGAACCGGCGTACATCTCGGGCGACCTCGCCTACTACCTCGACAAGCGCGAGCGCGGCTTCGACCGCTGCATCATCATGCTCGGCGCCGACCACCACGGCTATGTGCAGCGCCTCATGGCGATGACGGCCGCGTTCGGCGACACGCCCTACGTGAACCTCGAGATCCTCATCGGCCAGATGGTGAACCTCCTCAAGGACGGCGCTCCGATGCGCATGTCGAAGCGCGCGGGCACCGTCGTCACGATGGAGGACCTCGTCGAGGCGGTCGGCGTGGATGCCGCACGCTACGCGCTCGTCCGCAGCTCGATCGACTCCAACATCGACATCGATCTGGACCTGCTCTCCAAGAAGTCGAACGACAACCCCGTCTTCTACGTGCAGTACGCCCACTCGCGCACGCGCGCTGTCGCGCGCAACGCCGCCACCGCGGGCATCGACCCGTCGACCTTCGACCCGTCGCTGCTCAGCCACGAGACCGAGAGCGAGCTGCTCGGGGCGCTCGCCGACTTCCCGCGCGTGCTGCTGCAGGCCACCGAGTACCGCGAACCGCACCGCGTCGCGCGCTACCTCGAGGACCTCGCCGGCTCCTACCACCGCTGGTACGGCGCGACGCGCGTCATCCCGCAGGGAGACGACCCGGTCGAGGCGGTCCACGGCACTCGCCTCGTTCTCAACGACGCCACGGGCCAGGTGCTGCGCAACGGTCTGCGCCTGCTCGGAGTCTCGGCCCCCGAACGGATGTGA
- a CDS encoding DUF2993 domain-containing protein — MMDRDPSLSPAPRSRRIWPWVVAVFLIVLVAAVIALIETVGRGIAVSAVEQEVRTALDVPAETPVGVDLGPGSLAFQALTGRIEQVNVTVDPLALGPLSGEVLIEARGVPLDQNAPVRDLQVSYRVPEEALGGIADRLSGVDITSVSLEDAEIVASGEVSLLGMTLPLGLGLTPGAADGVLTFTPTSIRIGDSTFDAASLASDRFWGDAARTITQTRAVCIADRLPAALTLEDVRVDGGELVVELNGAGQALGGSEFRTKGVCPE; from the coding sequence ATGATGGATCGCGACCCCTCGCTCAGCCCCGCACCGCGCTCGCGGCGCATCTGGCCGTGGGTCGTCGCGGTCTTCCTCATCGTCCTCGTGGCGGCGGTCATCGCGCTCATCGAGACGGTGGGGCGCGGCATCGCCGTCTCGGCCGTCGAGCAGGAGGTGCGCACCGCACTCGACGTGCCTGCCGAAACCCCCGTCGGGGTGGATCTCGGACCGGGCTCCCTCGCCTTCCAGGCACTCACCGGTCGCATCGAGCAGGTGAACGTGACCGTCGATCCGCTTGCGCTCGGGCCGCTCTCCGGCGAGGTGCTCATCGAAGCGCGTGGAGTGCCGCTGGATCAGAACGCCCCCGTCCGCGACCTGCAGGTGAGCTATCGCGTCCCGGAGGAGGCGCTCGGCGGGATCGCCGACCGCCTGAGCGGTGTCGACATCACCTCGGTGTCGCTCGAGGACGCGGAGATCGTCGCCTCGGGTGAGGTGTCGCTCCTCGGCATGACGCTCCCGCTCGGCCTCGGGCTGACGCCGGGCGCAGCCGACGGGGTCCTCACGTTCACGCCCACGAGCATCCGAATCGGAGATTCGACGTTCGATGCCGCGAGCCTCGCATCCGACAGGTTCTGGGGCGACGCGGCGCGCACCATCACGCAGACGCGTGCCGTGTGCATCGCCGATCGCCTGCCCGCGGCGCTCACCCTCGAAGACGTGCGGGTCGACGGCGGCGAGCTCGTCGTCGAACTCAACGGCGCAGGGCAGGCGCTCGGAGGCTCGGAGTTCCGCACGAAGGGCGTGTGCCCGGAGTGA